One part of the Tunicatimonas pelagia genome encodes these proteins:
- a CDS encoding DUF2589 domain-containing protein, whose protein sequence is MNSLKQVLEQDLSKKTKSELEQIFTHLTSIIPADQRANISGVEPSEFSDLKKSEQLSVLEDYLAKYDSQWENGMQNLPQEVLRGVFNLMEGDDGSFGTMNAADANFAAELGSIDFEKLISGPLTAAVNAQANASMSTVNFIKEVGFDDQEQIRMVDFSYKKTGEDGTPEDIKINVPFISILNIPSLRIETVDIDFNVKLNSVFSKDVSNSFGLNASGQGGWGPVKFKVSASYRRSASTGVKVEKQYTMGVKVKATNDEMPAGLENVLNLLAGG, encoded by the coding sequence ATGAACTCCCTGAAGCAAGTATTAGAACAAGATCTTAGCAAGAAGACCAAGTCTGAGCTGGAACAAATCTTTACGCATCTTACCTCCATTATTCCGGCCGATCAGCGGGCCAACATCAGTGGTGTAGAACCTTCGGAATTTAGTGACCTAAAAAAGAGCGAGCAGCTTAGTGTGCTGGAGGATTATCTGGCTAAATACGATTCTCAGTGGGAGAATGGCATGCAAAATTTGCCTCAAGAAGTACTACGTGGTGTCTTCAATCTGATGGAAGGCGACGATGGCTCATTTGGAACGATGAATGCTGCTGACGCCAATTTTGCCGCCGAACTAGGTAGCATTGATTTTGAAAAACTTATCAGCGGGCCACTAACGGCAGCAGTAAACGCCCAAGCCAATGCATCTATGTCAACCGTCAACTTTATTAAAGAGGTTGGCTTTGACGATCAGGAGCAAATTCGAATGGTAGACTTTAGCTATAAGAAGACTGGCGAAGACGGCACTCCGGAAGATATTAAAATTAATGTACCCTTTATTTCCATACTGAATATTCCCAGCCTACGCATCGAAACCGTAGATATTGACTTTAATGTGAAGCTTAATTCAGTATTTTCTAAAGATGTAAGTAACTCTTTTGGTCTCAATGCCAGTGGTCAAGGTGGCTGGGGGCCAGTGAAATTTAAGGTTTCGGCATCGTACCGGCGTTCAGCCAGTACCGGAGTAAAAGTGGAAAAACAGTACACAATGGGTGTGAAGGTGAAAGCCACGAACGACGAAATGCCCGCTGGCTTGGAAAATGTGCTTAATCTGCTGGCTGGAGGATAA